The following coding sequences lie in one Lolium perenne isolate Kyuss_39 chromosome 2, Kyuss_2.0, whole genome shotgun sequence genomic window:
- the LOC127328725 gene encoding uncharacterized protein, giving the protein MAGTFALVLPTVIGGHAFHGITPEKPTYPLGKIALDVQFRTVENFTKEKLEFEVIDWPSQYHALLGRTAYARFMAVPHYTYLLWRIPGPKGPITVKGSFVISDKCDKDFHKLSESFGMQAEYEATKFTTNHDVLPDGGRSLQEQAFDASKDSKEVQVHPTDPKKTTSIVANLDSA; this is encoded by the exons ATGGCCGGGACATTCGCGCTGGTGCTACCAACAGTTATAGGAGG ACATGCGTTTCACGGAATAACACCTGAGAAACCAACTTATCCCTTGGGCAAGATAGCACTCGACGTGCAGTTTCGAACAGTAGAAAACTTCACAAAAGAAAAGCTCGAGTTCGAGGTCATAGACTGGCCGTCACAGTATCATGCCCTCTTGGGACGAACCGCGTATGCTAGATTCATGGCAGTACCTCATTACACATATCTATTGTGGAGGATTCCTGGACCCAAGGGCCCTATAACGGTCAAGGGAAGTTTTGTCATCtcagataagtgcgataaggattttcacaaGCTTTCCGAGTCATTTGGAATGCAAGCGGAGTACGAGGCGACCAAGTTCACCACTAACCACGATGTGTTGCCAGACGGAGGTAGATCCTTGCAAGAGCAAGCTTTCGACGCCTCTAAGGATTCCAAAGAAGTACaagtccacccgacagatcccaagaagacaACATCCATCGTGGCTAACctggatagcgcatag